From the Haladaptatus sp. DJG-WS-42 genome, the window GGCGGCAAGCGCGTCCGTCCGATGGTGACCGTACTGTCGTGTGAGGCCGTCGGCGGCCGCGCAGAGGACGCCATAGACTTCGGCGTCGGCATCGAACTCGTCCACAACGCCTCGCTCGTGGTCGACGACATCATCGACGACTCGGACATCCGCCGAGGCGTCACGAGCGCGTGGGCCGAGTTCGGCTACGGCCCGTCGATTATCGCCTCCGACGGCCTGCTCGGCGAGGCGTTTTCACTGTTTTCGAGCAACGGCCGCGCCATGGAAGCCGTCTCCGAGTCGATGGTCGAACTCGGTGAGGGCGAGGCAACAGAACTCGTCGCAAAACCCGAAAACGAGGCCGAATACATGGTGCTCGCCCGGCGGAAGACCGGGTCGCTGTTTCGCGCCGCCGCCGAGTTGGGCGCAATCGCTGCGAAGGCCGACGAGGAGACGGTGACCGCCTTTGGCGAGTACGCAGAGAAGGTGGGGATTGCCTTCCAGATCCGCGACGACGTGCTCGACGCGGTGGCAGACGCAGAAGAACTCGGCAAGCCAACGGGCATCGACGCCGAGATGGACCGCCCCTCACTCGTCCAAATCACCGAACTCACGCCCGAGGAGGCGAACGAACGGGCACGCGCGCACTCGGACGCCGCCCTCGACGCACTCGACCGCGTGAACGCTGCTGACTCCCAAGCCCTCGATTACCTCCGAGACTTAGCCGAGTTCGTCGTCGTCCGCGAGCGATGAGCCTCGGCCTGCGCCGTGGAACTGTCTCCCTCCACCCCCACGACCCGGCGTGGCTGGAGGCGTTTTCGATAGCCGCCCGCGAGTTACGCTCGATTATCGGCGACGAAATCGACCGCATCGAACACGTCGGCAGTACCGCAATACCCGACCTTCCTGCGAAACCCATTCTCGACGTGGTCGTGGTCGTTGCTGATTTGGAGCGTGCCGAAGCGTTGGTGCCAAAAATCCAGAGCCTCGGCTACGAGTTCAAGCCCGATGACCCACTCGCTGGCCGCCTGTTTTTCGTCCGCGGACCAGAGGAAACGCGCACCCACCACCTCGCGGTGGTCGAAGCCGGGAGCGAGTCGCTCACAGAGTATGTCGCATTTCGAGATGCGTTGCTCGCAGCCCCGGCGTTAGTCGAGGAGTACGCAGACCTGAAACGAGCCCTCGCAAAACAATACGCAGACGACCGCGAGACGTACGCGGAAAAGAAGTCTGTGTTCATTCAATCGGTGCTCGAATCGACGGGCTAACCGTTACTCGGTGTCCCAGTCGAGGGGCGTCATCGGCCCAAAGACGAACGCAACGATGAACAAAAGGCCAGCGAGAAATGTGCGCGGTTCAGTTTCGTACAACAATGAAACGCCAAGCGTGAGCACCAGAAGAATGATTCCGAGGCGTGCAACGTGGTCGGCCATGCGTTGCGTTCAAAGATTCGTGAGGTAACGGTCGGTCTAGTACTCTTCGCGCTCGATTTCTGCGAGGTGGGCTTCGATTTCTGGGTACTCTGAGGTGTCGATGTAGCCACAGATGCCGCCGCCGTAGAACGAATCGGGAATTTCCGGGCCGGAGAGCAACATCCGCGGGTCGCCATCGACGTGGTTCACCTTGTCGAGGGGGATGACGCGGGCGAGGCGTGGCTCTTTTCGCAGGCACACTGCCACGCTCTCTTGGACGAGGATGCAGTCGAACTCCTGTGGCTCGTACTCATCGACTTGGTAGACGGTCGGTCTCATGCTCATGGGGGAGTGTTAGGCGGCCAACCAGTAAATAGTCTCTCAGGGTGGGTCAGGCTTCGACGGGGCGGGCGAAGTGGGTTTCTGCTACCGCGAAGGCGAGCGTCGAGGCGAGCGCCAGCAGCGTCCCACCGGTGAGTGCCGCCGCGAGAAATGAGAGCGTGACGAGGCCGAGGAAGTAGGCGCTCACGGCGTGGAGGACGATGGCGATGGCGAGGACGTAAAACGGCGCGTTCAGGTAGCGCCACTTGAACGTCGAATCGAGGTACTCGTCGGTCACGCGCCCCAAACTCGTCGTGATGCCCGCGGCGGCGAACCACCGGACTGCACCGTAGAGGAGCGCCGCGATGACGTAGAGGGCGTTCGGTTGACCGCCGGGCGTCGTCGCCTCAATGCGGTTTAACATCTCCATCCCGCTCACCCCGCCGATGAGGAGGAGGGTGCCCGCGACGACGTAGGCGATGAGCGTGACGCGCCCGGCATAGAGGCCGCGACGGAGGCGGTCTGCCCAGCGGTCGATTGCCTCCTCCAACCCGAGGCCGCGAAACAGGACGTAGAGGCCGATGAGGCCGGAGGTCACCCCGAACACCGACCCCGGCAGGTTGAGCGAATCGGCGATGATGGCAAGTGGGTAGATGAGCAGGAGGATTCCAAGCGGGACGAGAATCGTCCCCCGGGTTTCGGGGTCGTTCAGCACCTGCTTGATGGTGTAGTACATCGACTCTAAGTCCTGTGCTTGGCGGACGATGACCCGGCGGACGCCGTCGATGCGAACCCGCGAGCGGATGACGGGAATCACCGACTCGTCCTGTGCGCCGTCGGTGACGACGAGCGCGCGGACGTCTTCGCCGGTCGAGAGACTTGCGAGGACGGTATCGACTTCCTCACCAACCTTCCGATTTGCGGCGATGTCGCTTCCTTCAAGGCCGGTGACGGCGGCGACTTCGACGGTCTCGTCTTCGATGGTGTCGAGGATGTGAATGCCCTCGAACAGGACGTTCACGTCCGAGTCCTCGGGGTCTGCCGTGGCGAGTGCAACCGCGGCGGCTTCGACGGCGTCTCTGCCGATAACCGGGGTCTGAAGCCCCGTCTTTCGGCCGAGGTCGTCGTCCAAGTCAATGCACAACACGAGCAGCATTATCGAAGGCTAGGAGAGACTGCCGTATAACTGTTTTCTGGCGCTAGTGGGTGAGGTCTGATTCGCTCACCGTCGGGTTGTTCTTCTCATCGTTTCGCGCAAGCTGGAGGCCAATGACAAGCACCGGGAGCAACAGAAGTCCACCGAGGGCGAACGGCGACCAGTAGCCAATCGCGGCGTAGATACCCCCCATCAAAACGGGGCCGAACGTGCGTGCGAGACTCCCCGAGCCTTGAGTCAGTCCGAGCGCGCTTCCTTGCCGGTCTGCGCTCGCGTTCTGCGAGACGAGCGTCGTGAGCGTGACGTTGACGACGCCGTTGCCGAGCGAGAGGACTGCGAGCACCGCAAGCAGGCCAAGCAGTTGCTCGGTTAGAAACGGCGCGACGCTGGTGAGACTTGGGAACAACAGTTCGCCAACGAGCGGCGCGGCCGGAATCCCGAACAGGGAAATCGTGAGCAGGGCGGTTCCCGCGACCGCCAGCCGGCTCTCGGTGTAGCGTTTGGTCAACCGGCCGATGAGCACGCCTTGGACGAGGACGCCGAGCACGCCGATGTAGGTGAGCAGGAGGGCGCTTTGTGACTCCGTGTACCCGTAGATGTCCGCGACAAAGGGGATGAACATGATTTGGACCCCCGAAAACGCAAACGAGATGAGGAAAAACGCGATGAGCAGGCCGCGCACGTTCTCGTTGGTGATGGCGCTTTTGAGCTGTGCGAGCTGCGATTCGTAGACGCTCGGCGTATCGGCGAGTTCGCGCGATTCGGGGAGAAAGCGGTAGGCAACGAGGAAGTTGAGGAGGGCGAGAAACGCCGCGACGAAACTCGGGAGCGAAAACTGGTTGATGGCGACCCACGGGATGAGGTTCTGGAAGAAGTTCACGACGACCTCAAAGGTGAACACCGCGCCGATTCCGGGACCGAAGATGAAGCCGAGACCGAACGCCGCGCCAAGGAGCCCGAGGCTCTTTGCACGCTCCTCGGGCGGTGTCACGTCCGCGACGTAGGCTTGGGCAGCGGCGATGTTCCCGCCCATCGCGCCCGCGAGCATACGCGAAACAAATAATAGAAAGAGGCCTTCTGCGAGGCCGAACAGTGTCCACGCGATGGCGCTCCCGAGCACCGAGAGGAGGATGACCGGCCGCCGGCCGCGGCGGTCTGAGAGTTGGCCAAGGATGGGCGCGAACATGAACTGCATCGCCGAATAGGAGGCCGCAAGGAGGCCAATGACGAGTTCGTTTGCGCCAAACGCGCGGACGTAAAACGGCAGGATGGGGATGATGATACCAAAGCCAAGCAAGTCGAGAAAGACCACCGCAAAGACGATGCTGATGGTGCGCCGAGAGCGAGCAGCCATACCGCGACACACGTCAACAAGAGGGATAAGTCGTCCGCGCGAGTCGCACAGTTTTTAGGGCTCGACAGGTAAGAGAGCCGATAACGGATGATTTCGAAGGGCTGCGAACAGTGCGCCAAGGGGGGCAAAATGGTGCTGTTCGTCTATGGATACTGTGACCAGCGAGACTGTTTCTACTGTCCGCTTGGGGAGAATCGCAAGAACGTGACCCAGGTGTACGCAAACGAGCGGCAGGTCGAGTCCGACGAAGACATCATCACCGAAGCAAAGCGGATGGACGCCCTCGGCACCTCGATTACCGGCGGCGAACCACAGGAAGCGATGGACAAGACGTGCCGGTACCTCCGCCTCCTGAAAGACGAGTTCGGCGAGGACCACCACACCCACCTGTACACTGGGATTACGGGCGGACGCGAGAACATGCGCCGGCTCGCAGAAGCCGGCTTAGACGAGATTCGCTTCCACCCGCCGTACGAGCTCTGGGGCGACATGCACGGCACCGAGTGGGAAGAAATCCTCTACATCGCCCGCGAAGAAGGCCTCACCCCCGCCTTCGAGATTCCGGGCATCCGCGCAGAACGCGAGTTCATCGAGTTCTTAGATGAGGGTGCGGCGGATTTCTGTAACATCAACGAGTTCGAGATGAGCGAGGGCAACTACGAGCGCATGCAGGCGGAAGGCTACGAACTCCGCGAAGGCCACATGAGCGCCGTCGAAGGCTCCCACGACATCTTAGAAGAAATGGCCGCCCACCCGAAGGTCTACTTCTGTACCTCGGTGTTCAAAGACGCCGCCCAGCACCGGAATCGCCTGAAACGCATGGCCAAGAACCTCCGCCGCGAGTTCGACGACGTGACCGACGACGGCACACTCGTCTACGGCAAGACGTGGATTACGCCCGCAGAACTCGAAGCCCTCGGCGTCCCCGAAGAGTTCTACACCGTCAAAGAGAGTCACGTCGAGATTGCGTGGTGGCTCTTAGAGGAGATGGTCGAAGACGGTGACGTGGAGAAAGGCGAGATAGTCGAGCAGTATCCAACGGTTGACGGGACTGTGGTTGAGCGGACGCCACTAGCGTAATCGACTGAATTTTTTTGTTCGGCTTTTTGCAAGCGAGCGCAGTAAAAAGGTGAGATGGTACGGCTGTCGAGCGGACGCCGCTCGCGTAACCAAGCTATTCTCGTTCCCCTGACTCTCTTGCGTTCCCGGAGTTACACAGACGCAAGCGTTTAGACTGCGGCCTCTAAACGTAGGCCATATGCCCGACTGTCCACTCGCGGATGAATGCCCCAAGTTCAGTGAACACATCCAGGGGATGGGGTGCCAGCACTACGGGGACAAAGGCGGGGCTGAGTGGTGTAGCCACTACAATCAGCCAATCCGCGATCTGAAGTCACAGCCGGTGAAAATCGGCGAAGAAGTCGTCGTTGACGTTACCGACATCCACGAGAGTGGGGCCGGAGTGGGCCGGACCGAGGACGGATTCATCATTTTCGTAGACGGCGTGCTCCCCGACGCCCGCGCACGCGTGAAGATTACGAAGGTACGGTCGAATCACGCTCGTGCAGACCCACTCGAGCGGCTCCCAATGGAGCCGGAAGAAGAAGCCGACGAAGCGAACGCTGAAGACGACGAAGCGGGCGGCTACAGCAAGCCAAAACGCCCCGAGCGTCTTGGCAGCCGCGACAATTTCTGGGGCAGCTAGTCCGACAGTGATGAGCGACGACCCAACACTCGACGTTGACGCGCTGCTCGACCGCATTGGATTCGACCCCGACACGAGCATTCTCACCCGACGGCAAGCGGAGGTGCTCGCACTCCGCGAACAGGGCGAAGCCCAAGCCACCATCGCAGACCTTCTTGGCACGTCGAGGGCGAACGTCTCAAGCATCGAATCGAGCGCGCGGTCGAACATCGAAAAAGCCCGCGAAACCGTCGCGTTCGCCGAGACGCTCCGTGCGCCGGTACAGATTACCGTCGACGCCGGAACCGACCTCTACGACGTGCCCGCCCAAGTGTACGGCGCGTGCGACGACGCGGGCGTGAAAGTCGGCCACACCGCCCCCGAACTGATGAAAGTCGTCGGCGACGAGGCGGGCGACGCCGTGACCGGCCGACAGGTGGTCAAAGCCCTCCTGATTGGCGTGACCCACGAAGGCGTGGTTCGGGTGCGCCGCGCCGAGCAGTCATAGAGGGAAAACGCGTTGACGCTGGCCCCCGTTGGGCCGAGCATGGACTTTGGAATTGCTGGGGATAGCGCGCTCCTAACGGCGAGTTCGAGTGGCCTTGGACTGGCGAGTGCCATCGCCCTCGCAGAGGAGGGTGCGAACGTCGCCATCTGTGGCCGGGACGAAGCCCGCCTCAAAGACGCAGAAAAGCGGGTCGACCAAGCGGGGCGCGGAGACGTGCTCGCCGTCGAAGCCGACATCACCGACCCAGACCACGTCGAAGCGTTCGTTGAGCAGACCGTCGCCGAGTTCGGCGGCCTCGACCACGTCGTCACGTCCGCAGGTGGCCCACCCTCTGGCCCGTTTCTCGACACGCTCGAACGCGACTGGTACAAAGCCTACGACCTGTTGGTGATGAGTGCCGTCTGGACGGCGAAAGCCGCCCAGCCACACCTCGAAACGAGCGGTGCGGGCACCTTCGTCGCCATCACCTCGCTTAGCGTCCGCGAACCGGTCGAAGGCCTCGTGCTCTCGAACTCGGTCAGAAGCGCGGTCATCGGCCTCGTCAAGACGCTTTCGCGCGAGTTCGCCCCTGAGATTCGCGTGAACGCCGTCCTCCCCGGCGCACACGAGACGGCGCGCTTTACCGAACTCTTAGAACAGGGCGTTGCCCGCGGCGAGCTCGCGGACTACGAAGAAGGACTCAGGAATTGGGCCGAAGACATCCCTCTCAACCGAATCGGCGACCCACGAGAGTTGGGCGACGTAGTTGCCTTTCTCTCCAGTGAGCGGTCGAGCTACGTGACCGGCGTCTCCCTGCCAATCGACGGTGGCAAACTCCGGAGTTAGAAGCGGCCCGCTGCTTTGAGTTGCGAGACGAGGGCTCGTACTGCCTGCGCTTTTGCTTTCGGCACGACGAGTACGCGATTGTCGAACGAAACCACCACGAGGTCCGAAACGCCGACGACGCTCACGTGTGCATCGTCCGTGACGACGACCGAATCCGTGGTATCGACCACCGACACGTCCCCGAACACGGCGTTGCCATCTTCGTCAGAGTCGAGAATCCGACCAAGCGCGTCCCACGCGCCCAAGTCGTCCCACTCGAAGGTTGCCGGCACGACGGTCGCACGGGTCGTCCGTTCGAGCACGGCGTAGTCGATGCTCACCGGCTCGACGGCGTCGAAGTCGTGTGGGTTGTCAACCAAAGGAGCGAGCGGTGTGTCTGCGGCTTCGCGGAGCAGTGCCTCGGGCGTCCACGCGAACATCCCGGCGTTCCAGAGAAAACCGTCTTCAACGTACTTTGTCGCTGTTTCCGCATCCGGTTTTTCGTGAAACGAGGCGACGTCGAAGTAATCGCCGTGGGCTGCGCCCGGTTCGATGTAGCCGTAGCCGGTGGCCGGGCGCGTTGGCTTGATACCGATGGTGACGAGCGACCCGGTTTCGGCGGCGACGCGAGCGGCTGTGTTCGCGGTTTCTGCAAAATCGCCGGTGATGTGGTGGTCGCTCGGGACGCAAAAAAGCACACAGTCGCCGACCTGTTCGCGGATGCGCGCAGCGGCGTAGACGAGCGCGGGGCCGGTGTCTTTGGGTTCTGGTTCGGTGAGGACGGCAGCCTCGGGAGCGTGGTCGCGAATCTCGTCTGCGAACGCCTCGCGGGTGAGGACGTAGCGTTCGTCGGCAAACGAGAGGCGGTCGACGGTCTGGGCGAGCAGTGAGCCGTCGCCGAAGTCGAGAAACTGTTTGGGACGGTGGCTCCGGCTTGCGGGGTAGAGGCGCGTGCCGGTGCCGCCGGCGAGGACGAGCGCGACGAGGGGCCGAGTCATGCGAGGAAATCAACGGCGAGGGCGAAAAATCCTACTGGCGCTGGTGCGGTGCTCACGCCAAAGGGAGGCCACCCAACCGTGAGCAGTCCGCCACATCGCGGACCGAAAACCGTCGTTACACAGTCGCAAAAGACAATTTTAGCAGAAATTTCTGATGGATAGTTATTACTTATTGGATATTGATAGCACACTAGAAGATGTCGATGAATGTGAATGCGAGTGGGTTCATCATCGCTGCCATTGGGTTCTTTCTCACTCGATTTACCGTCACACTCGCACTCTACGAGAGCCCAGTCCAATTCTACCTCTCGGGCGTTCTTCCACTGACGCTCGGCCTTGGGTTGGCCGCGTTCGGTGTGGCGCTGGCCGTCGCTGACATCGAACCGTCGCTGGTTCGGACGACGGCGCGCTGGTGTGTCATCGGAGCTGGAACGATGTTGATTCTCGTCTCCCTGACGCTGTTAGGCACTGCCGTCGATGGCATACCGACCGTGACGATGATTCGCTCGCAAGCGTACCTGTCGAACTTTCTTATTGGGGGGAGCGTTGGGGGGACACTCACTGGCTTGTACGCGGCACGAACCCGCCGACAGCGCGGAGAGCTGCAACAGCACACCAACCGTCTCGTGATACTCAACCGCCTCCTCCGCCACGAGATACTCAATTCGGTGACGGTGATTCGTGGGTACGCATCGTTGAGCCGTGACGAGCATGCGGGGACCGGGAAGGTTATCGAAAAGCGGCTGACTGCTATCGAGCAGACGATAGACCAAGTGAAATATCTCACCCGCCGAGCAGGGCAGAACGATGGGTCCAGAAAGCTCATCAAAATCGAAGATACCATCCAGCAAAGCGTCGAGGAGGTATCCAGCCGTCATTCCGGAGCCGCAATTTCCATCGAGTCGATTCCCGAGACTGCGAAGGTGGTGGCAGACGAACAACTCGCGCAGGTTTTCACGCATCTCCTTGAGAACGCACTCATTCACGGACGCGACGAGACCCCAACCGTTGAGGTGACGGTGACACGAACCAGCGTCCGGGTGTCCGTAAAAGACAATGGGCCCGGGCTTCCTGAGAGTCAACAGGCACTGCTTGAAACGCCCGACATCGAAGAGTTCGACGACCCGACGGCCGGATTTGGGCTGAAAATCGTTCGGCTCCTCGTTGAGAACTATCGGGGAACACTCGAGACCGAGAGTGGAGCGAGTGGAACGACGGTGACCGTCGTCCTCCCACGAGCCAACGCAGAAACCATAGGACTGCAACCCACCCGAACGGACGTGGACACCGTGCGCCCGACCATCCAGCACATGCTCGTTACGCTCGGGGCGTCGGTCGTTGCGGGTGTGTTCTTCGGTATCGCGGCGATGGCGCTCGGTCGGTCGGTTGCAGGCATCGGCGTCTTTTACGGGGCGGTGAATCCCGTCATCGGCTGGCTCACTCACGAGTTTCACAGCATCGTCTTCGGGTTCATCTTCGTCAACCTGGTCTCGATGGCTCCGGAACGCTATCGAACCAGCGTCCTTGCCTACGTCGCCATCGGGGCGGTCTGGGGGCTTGTCCTCTGGGTTGGCGCGTCCGGGATCATCGCGCCGATTTGGTTGCAACTCCTCGGTATCCCGGCGCCGATTCCGAATCTCACGTTCTGGTCATTCGTGACGCATCTCGTCTGGGGGATTTCGCTGGGTGCGCTCACCGCGTGGGGATACAAGTACCTCGCCGCACGGGATGACACGAGTCGGTAAAAACTATCACTCAGTTGCTTTCAATATCGTCGCCCTACCACGTTTCGATGATGCCTTCGCGGATGTCTTCGACACAGCCCTGACAGTCCATGCTCTCTGCGTCGAAGCAATGAGGGCGTTGCTGGGCGTCGAGGGTAACGGTGCGGCGTTCGGCGTAGCGTCGGCAGACGAGGTTCATCTCGCGGCCGCCGTCGGTTTCTTTTGGGTCGGTGTTTCGCCCGCGAGTTCCCCTCCCTTCTCGATACTCGTGGCGTGCTTGTTCGACCTGGCGGCCTGCCCTGCGAAACTGCTGGCGAATGAGGCGTTCGATGCGCCGCCGGTTGCTCATATTCGCTCTATGGACACGGAGCTACAAAGCGTCACGGGGCGGGGAACAGACTCAGTGTACTCCCCCTGATTTCGAGCGATGCAGTTCGTCTCACCGCCATCGGTCCCCGGAGAATGGCCAATCGTCCAGAGTCGTCGATCCGCCTCCCACGATGTACGCAAGGAGGAGCGCGAAGATAGCGACCGTGATTATTACAAGGAATTTGATGACCGAGAGGGGGATGCTGTCGAACAGTGCGAACATGGCACTGAATCAACACCCGGCGTCGATGATAATAGGTCTTCAGGTTCACGCGACGAATTCACATTCCACAGCGGGGCAACGTTTTTGCCGCTGCTCCGTAAGCTATCAAACAGGTATCCGATGACCGTTTTCACCTGTTTCTGACCGGGTTCGCGCTCGACGCCCGAGTTGCTGAGTCCTGTTTGCGCACGCACCGTTTTCAGACCGAGTCACAACCACCACTATGTCACGAACACCGTACCTCCAGACCGAACGCCTCGAGCTCAAACCAGTCACCCACGACGACGAGCAGTTCCTCAACACGCATTTGAACCACCCGAAAATCCGCGAACACATC encodes:
- a CDS encoding SDR family oxidoreductase yields the protein MDFGIAGDSALLTASSSGLGLASAIALAEEGANVAICGRDEARLKDAEKRVDQAGRGDVLAVEADITDPDHVEAFVEQTVAEFGGLDHVVTSAGGPPSGPFLDTLERDWYKAYDLLVMSAVWTAKAAQPHLETSGAGTFVAITSLSVREPVEGLVLSNSVRSAVIGLVKTLSREFAPEIRVNAVLPGAHETARFTELLEQGVARGELADYEEGLRNWAEDIPLNRIGDPRELGDVVAFLSSERSSYVTGVSLPIDGGKLRS
- a CDS encoding Tfx family DNA-binding protein; amino-acid sequence: MSDDPTLDVDALLDRIGFDPDTSILTRRQAEVLALREQGEAQATIADLLGTSRANVSSIESSARSNIEKARETVAFAETLRAPVQITVDAGTDLYDVPAQVYGACDDAGVKVGHTAPELMKVVGDEAGDAVTGRQVVKALLIGVTHEGVVRVRRAEQS
- a CDS encoding mannose-1-phosphate guanylyltransferase gives rise to the protein MTRPLVALVLAGGTGTRLYPASRSHRPKQFLDFGDGSLLAQTVDRLSFADERYVLTREAFADEIRDHAPEAAVLTEPEPKDTGPALVYAAARIREQVGDCVLFCVPSDHHITGDFAETANTAARVAAETGSLVTIGIKPTRPATGYGYIEPGAAHGDYFDVASFHEKPDAETATKYVEDGFLWNAGMFAWTPEALLREAADTPLAPLVDNPHDFDAVEPVSIDYAVLERTTRATVVPATFEWDDLGAWDALGRILDSDEDGNAVFGDVSVVDTTDSVVVTDDAHVSVVGVSDLVVVSFDNRVLVVPKAKAQAVRALVSQLKAAGRF
- a CDS encoding polyprenyl synthetase family protein, whose amino-acid sequence is MEYLERRREMVETRLEEVLGDIEPPALAAQMQHVTLSGGKRVRPMVTVLSCEAVGGRAEDAIDFGVGIELVHNASLVVDDIIDDSDIRRGVTSAWAEFGYGPSIIASDGLLGEAFSLFSSNGRAMEAVSESMVELGEGEATELVAKPENEAEYMVLARRKTGSLFRAAAELGAIAAKADEETVTAFGEYAEKVGIAFQIRDDVLDAVADAEELGKPTGIDAEMDRPSLVQITELTPEEANERARAHSDAALDALDRVNAADSQALDYLRDLAEFVVVRER
- a CDS encoding GrpB family protein, with translation MSLGLRRGTVSLHPHDPAWLEAFSIAARELRSIIGDEIDRIEHVGSTAIPDLPAKPILDVVVVVADLERAEALVPKIQSLGYEFKPDDPLAGRLFFVRGPEETRTHHLAVVEAGSESLTEYVAFRDALLAAPALVEEYADLKRALAKQYADDRETYAEKKSVFIQSVLESTG
- a CDS encoding radical SAM protein; translation: MISKGCEQCAKGGKMVLFVYGYCDQRDCFYCPLGENRKNVTQVYANERQVESDEDIITEAKRMDALGTSITGGEPQEAMDKTCRYLRLLKDEFGEDHHTHLYTGITGGRENMRRLAEAGLDEIRFHPPYELWGDMHGTEWEEILYIAREEGLTPAFEIPGIRAEREFIEFLDEGAADFCNINEFEMSEGNYERMQAEGYELREGHMSAVEGSHDILEEMAAHPKVYFCTSVFKDAAQHRNRLKRMAKNLRREFDDVTDDGTLVYGKTWITPAELEALGVPEEFYTVKESHVEIAWWLLEEMVEDGDVEKGEIVEQYPTVDGTVVERTPLA
- a CDS encoding ATP-binding protein, with translation MSMNVNASGFIIAAIGFFLTRFTVTLALYESPVQFYLSGVLPLTLGLGLAAFGVALAVADIEPSLVRTTARWCVIGAGTMLILVSLTLLGTAVDGIPTVTMIRSQAYLSNFLIGGSVGGTLTGLYAARTRRQRGELQQHTNRLVILNRLLRHEILNSVTVIRGYASLSRDEHAGTGKVIEKRLTAIEQTIDQVKYLTRRAGQNDGSRKLIKIEDTIQQSVEEVSSRHSGAAISIESIPETAKVVADEQLAQVFTHLLENALIHGRDETPTVEVTVTRTSVRVSVKDNGPGLPESQQALLETPDIEEFDDPTAGFGLKIVRLLVENYRGTLETESGASGTTVTVVLPRANAETIGLQPTRTDVDTVRPTIQHMLVTLGASVVAGVFFGIAAMALGRSVAGIGVFYGAVNPVIGWLTHEFHSIVFGFIFVNLVSMAPERYRTSVLAYVAIGAVWGLVLWVGASGIIAPIWLQLLGIPAPIPNLTFWSFVTHLVWGISLGALTAWGYKYLAARDDTSR
- a CDS encoding TRAM domain-containing protein, which translates into the protein MPDCPLADECPKFSEHIQGMGCQHYGDKGGAEWCSHYNQPIRDLKSQPVKIGEEVVVDVTDIHESGAGVGRTEDGFIIFVDGVLPDARARVKITKVRSNHARADPLERLPMEPEEEADEANAEDDEAGGYSKPKRPERLGSRDNFWGS
- a CDS encoding DUF373 family protein; amino-acid sequence: MLLVLCIDLDDDLGRKTGLQTPVIGRDAVEAAAVALATADPEDSDVNVLFEGIHILDTIEDETVEVAAVTGLEGSDIAANRKVGEEVDTVLASLSTGEDVRALVVTDGAQDESVIPVIRSRVRIDGVRRVIVRQAQDLESMYYTIKQVLNDPETRGTILVPLGILLLIYPLAIIADSLNLPGSVFGVTSGLIGLYVLFRGLGLEEAIDRWADRLRRGLYAGRVTLIAYVVAGTLLLIGGVSGMEMLNRIEATTPGGQPNALYVIAALLYGAVRWFAAAGITTSLGRVTDEYLDSTFKWRYLNAPFYVLAIAIVLHAVSAYFLGLVTLSFLAAALTGGTLLALASTLAFAVAETHFARPVEA
- a CDS encoding MFS transporter, yielding MAARSRRTISIVFAVVFLDLLGFGIIIPILPFYVRAFGANELVIGLLAASYSAMQFMFAPILGQLSDRRGRRPVILLSVLGSAIAWTLFGLAEGLFLLFVSRMLAGAMGGNIAAAQAYVADVTPPEERAKSLGLLGAAFGLGFIFGPGIGAVFTFEVVVNFFQNLIPWVAINQFSLPSFVAAFLALLNFLVAYRFLPESRELADTPSVYESQLAQLKSAITNENVRGLLIAFFLISFAFSGVQIMFIPFVADIYGYTESQSALLLTYIGVLGVLVQGVLIGRLTKRYTESRLAVAGTALLTISLFGIPAAPLVGELLFPSLTSVAPFLTEQLLGLLAVLAVLSLGNGVVNVTLTTLVSQNASADRQGSALGLTQGSGSLARTFGPVLMGGIYAAIGYWSPFALGGLLLLPVLVIGLQLARNDEKNNPTVSESDLTH